One window of the Populus nigra chromosome 4, ddPopNigr1.1, whole genome shotgun sequence genome contains the following:
- the LOC133692195 gene encoding uncharacterized protein LOC133692195 isoform X5, giving the protein MVQTRPHRYVKDQRIATTAMDPRSSYFHHTKYANPPSPTLPLLPPPPPPYRNNLSFHHHINFLAPPPPPPQQLRPPQTPQFSPRNPQFSYNHSPNHPQIHDNYHHQLSHHDLPHFTQLPRVSHQFNDERLPPRRLPESDHRVHEPRPDFRVLRNDRQTRHELEGNPNPNSRLIQDRNIVIDRESEHYHIRGEFGSNSDRSSAGDFRTVSNQVRGFESNSGNYENRRRLNYDYHDKGSENQSWFRDREVVREPRDSSIEFGSNEIGDGETRIATGKREHYRSREGNLEVERHGGKRSREGSYEFKRTPRKQVQKKSALLRIQQPSYRNREDERLPYSGYVDDTKSSSFRGKDQESGFFRGKDKDKVIHTDRGMGEGEREGSPVELDVSFKSNSLVAKAILTPSSTTVGASETILTPRNSKVRKVLVPAKDKDSINSSMNKPSKVAVEVGKGASVASKASSSDKDLKKSREGVIASGITNVRDSSSPPLKNRVEMPMKRTVAVRIGTPGKISSLSGKKKKVVKRVVKKVVSHNSTLSSSQPTKTRDEPVKADSFAHTPAEPRDTDKAATVADVNSQPCPIEATVIPENERMERFEKFMESGQAGAGAYSGNLFAYNSSGKKSCSRSPLGSSNHNETKFGESFVNGDCAKALHAIPNIDNSLTKSLDEIISSDIGGVEDVSNQPCQNGDSCLLENNAVRGSLKVMNSIEGNTDFGLLSIEKTIIHEDPMYSCIPVMGLDVASINSQQRITVSDKGTSDIGCKEPCRNQGSPLAESGITDFLQGASFPVGSNEIFAVSISEETGSQNAVIRLNQGVGTILGSPNCFTNVEEIDISGHGTGDGMGEELSQDGAAKTLESEPIRGSLDTKVSTSGGEDEANDIKKNDKKIEMPQSDLSRTDVPDMHLEPANMVTSTTAHWVDTTLRLCFEDDGTATCTFSGAQFVDAGSQSCSNVVSVLHEGSLTDVSAAKVSVRSSADVGQRGVSQRNEKNRKSSAPQLELCSPVESDADEGPVFAGNSTSGMEVPSNSGDSLTLPKGEVVVSDMDSLCTSDLLLAQKGIALLENGSAGEHLSSVASIKDAFEVDGLKDVQSHLSVEELAVKKVQSHSLFVSVGEDIINTIPVVVGGRNQNDSMDIDAVEGAKVDIDAAEEQVGTESVTDHCQIPSKLQTRYLDENMPSIDVDDGGFHGAKNDSPCMSNNPSSFGDGFGVSLTNSGDELMENVPETLSDRGSPETLPDVMGTSLSKNSVEKIHENDDKIAAERPVINVCSDSSMSISSSQNAKVVLNLDHAVERDQLLTGKTGHLPSQDSKITTQMPNAKSGDLYGKKNQSSHPISKIYSGRSSFVFSASKSSASSSRISKTRTWHRNDNCSDSAPPPNKAFSSTVPAQRQFPRKGDKSQRTSYIRKGNSLVRKPTSVAQSPGPHALSSSVYQLNSSGTDEPKKSAGSDSRIDLADPLNVLRTGGMDASFEKPRTPSLSSVSKISNRASNSFGGRASSPLAEHLHSLCTETVTVPAKLLESNDVPKSSDDVLKISGSPITQNSQISNLECHSDPNDGNTVALVNGKSLTYVKRKSNQLVASSNPCASSVQNAHNTSSDSYYKRRKNQLIRTSLESQIKQTASIPDESLNSEGQTALNSFSRNFSKRRLRKVVTKTCKPSKLSLVWTLHGAQLSKNDGDSSHCGKVLPHLFPWKRATYRRSSLPNSSSISDHSSLSTIGKLLLLRKRNTEYTRSKHGFSLRKSKVLSVGGSSLKWSKSIEKHSKKANEEATLAVAAAERKKREQRGAAHVACPTKSRNISRKFTQRERIFRVGSVRYKMDSSRQTLQRISDDESSCAGALQKEKDAKKLYIPRRLMIGKDEYVRIGNGNQLIRDPKKRTRILASEKVQWSLHTARSRLARKRKYCQFFTRFGKCNKDDGKCPFIHDSSKIAVCTKFLNGLCFNPDCKLTHKVIPERMPDCSYFLQGLCTNKNCPYRHVHVNPNASTCEGFLRGYCADGNECLKKHSYVCPSFEAIGSCPQGSKCKLHHPKNRTKEKKSKRSRENNAQGRYFGLMHINATKTRNAVPGKLYVQDNDTICFKGIADYISLDVSDEEVVENNNPGDLHTAFGDSDPLNLQLGDLDKLIKPVRIMNI; this is encoded by the exons ATGGTCCAAACGCGGCCACACAGATACGTCAAAGATCAAAGAATAGCTACCACCGCTATGGATCCTCGATCTTCCTATTTCCATCACACAAAGTACGCCAATCCTCCTTCTCCTACTCTTCCTCTTCTcccccctccccctcctccTTACCGTAACAACCTTAGTTTTCATCACCATATCAACTTCCTTGCACCACCGCCGCCACCTCCACAACAACTCCGTCCACCACAAACACCACAATTCTCCCCTCGGAACCCTCAATTCTCCTATAACCATAGCCCTAATCACCCCCAAATTCACGATAACTATCACCACCAGCTGTCGCACCATGACCTCCCTCACTTCACTCAATTGCCTAGGGTTTCTCATCAATTCAACGACGAGCGTCTGCCGCCGCGTCGTTTACCCGAATCCGACCACCGTGTTCATGAACCCCGACCTGATTTTAGGGTTCTGCGTAATGATCGGCAAACTAGGCATGAATTGGAAGGTAATCCCAATCCTAATTCTAGACTTATTCAGGACCGTAATATCGTGATTGATCGTGAGAGCGAGCATTATCATATTCGTGGTGAATTTGGATCGAATTCTGATAGATCTTCTGCTGGCGATTTTCGAACTGTATCGAATCAAGTGAGGGGTTTTGAGTCAAATTCGGGGAATTATGAGAATAGACGTCGTTTGAATTATGATTATCATGATAAGGGGAGTGAGAATCAGAGTTGGTTTCGTGATAGAGAGGTCGTGAGAGAACCGCGTGATTCATCGATTGAATTTGGTAGTAATGAGATTGGTGATGGTGAAACTAGGATTGCTACTGGGAAACGTGAGCATTATAGGAGTAGAGAAGGGAATTTGGAGGTGGAAAGGCATGGTGGTAAAAGAAGTAGAGAGGGTAGTTATGAGTTCAAGAGGACTCCTAGGAAGCAGGTACAGAAAAAGAGTGCTCTACTTAGGATTCAACAGCCTAGTTACAGGAACAGAGAGGATGAGAGATTGCCTTACTCAGGTTATGTTGATGATACCAAATCTAGTTCTTTTAGAGGTAAAGATCAGGAATCTGGTTTTTTTAGAGGTAAAGATAAAGATAAGGTTATACACACAGATCGTGGGATGGGAGAGGGAGAAAGAGAGGGAAGCCCAGTAGAGCTTGATGTGTCTTTTAAGTCTAATTCATTGGTAGCCAAGGCAATTTTGACGCCTTCTTCAACTACAGTGGGTGCTTCTGAAACGATTTTGACACCTAGGAATAGTAAAGTTAGGAAAGTGCTGGTCCCTGCTAAGGATAAGGACAGTATTAATTCATCAATGAATAAACCCAGCAAGGTTGCAGTAGAAGTGGGCAAAGGTGCAAGTGTTGCAAGTAAAGCTTCCAGTTCTGACAAGGATCTAAAGAAGTCCAGAGAGGGAGTTATAGCTTCTGGTATTACTAATGTGCGAGATAGTAGTTCACCGCCTCTAAAGAATAGAGTGGAGATGCCTATGAAGAGGACTGTGGCTGTTAGAATTGGAACGCCTGGGAAAATATCTTCACTCagtggaaagaagaaaaaagttgtcAAGAGAGTAGTGAAGAAAGTTGTAAGCCATAATTCAACTTTATCTAGTTCACAACCAACAAAAACTCGTGATGAACCTGTGAAAGCAGATAGCTTTGCCCATACTCCAGCTGAGCCCCGTGACACTGACAAGGCTGCAACTGTGGCTGATGTTAATTCACAGCCTTGTCCAATTGAAGCTACAGTGATACCTGAGAATGAGAGGATGGAGAGATTTGAAAAGTTTATGGAATCAGGGCAGGCTGGTGCCGGAGCATATTCTGGCAATTTATTTGCATATAATAGCAGTGGAAAGAAGAGCTGCTCACGTTCTCCCTTGGGCTCTTCAAATCACAACGAAACCAAATTTGGTGAGAGTTTTGTAAATGGTGATTGTGCCAAAGCCTTGCATGCTATCCCAAATATTGACAACAGTTTAACAAAATCTCTGGATGAAATTATTAGCTCTGATATTGGTGGTGTTGAAGATGTCAGCAACCAGCCTTGTCAGAATGGAGATTCTTGCTTACTTGAGAACAATGCAGTGAGGGGATCTCTCAAGGTTATGAATTCTATTGAGGGCAATACTGATTTTGGTTTATTAAGTATAGAAAAAACGATAATTCATGAGGATCCTATGTATTCATGTATCCCTGTGATGGGTTTAGATGTTGCTTCAATCAACTCACAACAGAGAATTACGGTTTCTGACAAGGGGACATCTGATATTGGTTGCAAGGAACCCTGTAGAAATCAGGGTAGCCCATTAGCTGAGAGTGGCATCACTGATTTCCTTCAGGGTGCTAGTTTCCCTGTAGGAAGCAATGAAATTTTCGCTGTATCCATTTCAGAGGAAACAGGAAGTCAGAATGCTGTCATACGCCTCAATCAGGGAGTAGGGACCATTTTGGGTTCACCAAACTGCTTTACTAATGTAGAAGAAATTGATATCTCCGGCCATGGAACTGGTGATGGTATGGGTGAGGAGCTATCTCAAGATGGGGCTGCTAAAACATTGGAGAGTGAACCCATCAGAGGTTCTCTAGACACCAAGGTTTCTACAAGTGGCGGCGAGGACGAGGCAAATGACATTAAGAAGaacgataaaaaaattgaaatgccTCAGTCAGATTTATCAAGGACAGATGTACCTGACATGCATTTGGAGCCTGCAAATATGGTCACCAGTACCACTGCACATTGGGTGGACACAACTTTGAGATTATGTTTTGAAGATGATGGTACAGCTACGTGTACATTTTCTGGTGCTCAATTTGTGGATGCTGGCTCACAATCTTGTAGTAATGTTGTCAGTGTTCTTCATGAGGGCAGTTTAACAGATGTTTCAGCGGCTAAGGTTTCTGTCAGGAGTAGTGCTGATGTTGGTCAAAGAGGGGTATCACAAAGGAATGAAAAGAATAGAAAGTCCTCAGCTCCTCAACTGGAATTGTGTTCTCCAGTAGAATCTGATGCTGATGAGGGACCTGTATTTGCAGGTAACTCTACATCAGGTATGGAAGTGCCATCCAATTCTGGTGATAGTCTAACACTGCCAAAAGGGGAAGTTGTAGTGTCTGATATGGATTCTCTGTGTACTTCTGATTTGCTATTGGCGCAGAAGGGGATCGCGTTGCTTGAAAATGGTTCAGCAGGGGAGCATTTAAGCTCTGTGGCTTCTATCAAAGATGCATTTGAAGTTGATGGTCTAAAAGATGTTCAATCTCATTTGTCTGTTGAGGAACTGGCAGTTAAAAAAGTGCAATCACATAGTCTATTTGTATCGGTAGGCGAGGACATCATAAACACCATTCCAGTTGTGGTTGGAGGTAGGAATCAAAATGATTCCATGGATATTGATGCTGTTGAGGGAGCCAAAGTGGACATTGATGCTGCAGAAGAGCAAGTTGGTACTGAGAGTGTGACTGATCATTGCCAAATCCCTTCAAAACTTCAGACCCGGTACTTGGATGAAAATATGCCCAGTATAGATGTGGATGATGGCGGGTTTCATGGTGCAAAGAATGATTCGCCTTGTATGTCAAACAATCCATCTTCATTTGGAGATGGCTTTGGAGTTTCCTTAACCAATTCCGGTGATGAACTTATGGAGAATGTACCTGAGACACTGTCTGATAGGGGTTCTCCAGAAACTTTGCCTGATGTCATGGGCACATCCCTCAGCAAAAATTCAGTTGAAAAGATTCATGAGAATGATGATAAAATTGCAGCTGAGAGGCCTGTAATCAATGTTTGTTCTGACTCATCTATGAGTATTTCAAGTTCACAAAATGCTaaagttgttttaaatttggatCATGCAGTGGAACGTGATCAGTTGTTGACTGGGAAGACAGGGCATTTGCCTTCACAGGATTCCAAAATTACAACTCAGATGCCAAATGCCAAGAGTGGGGATTTATATGGAAAGAAGAACCAAAGTAGTCATCCTATTTCTAAGATTTATTCAGGTCgctcatcttttgttttttctgctTCAAAGAGTTCAGCTTCTTCATCTCGCATCTCAAAAACTCGAACATGGCATCGAAATGATAATTGCTCTGATTCTGCTCCGCCACCAAACAAGGCTTTCTCGAGCACTGTTCCTGCGCAAAGGCAATTTCCTAGAAAAGGCGATAAGTCCCAGCGCACCTCTTACATTCGCAAGGGTAACAGTCTTGTCAGAAAACCTACTTCAGTTGCTCAATCCCCAGGTCCCCATGCTTTGAGTTCTTCTGTATATCAGCTCAACTCTTCTGGTACTGATGAACCAAAGAAGAGTGCTGGCTCTGACAGTAGAATTGATCTTGCTGATCCTCTCAATGTTTTGAGAACAGGAGGAATGGATGCTTCTTTTGAGAAACCGAGAACACCTTCACTATCTAGTGTCTCTAAAATATCAAATCGAGCAAGCAACTCTTTCGGGGGTCGTGCATCTTCACCATTAGCTGAACATCTTCACTCTCTTTGTACTGAAACCGTAACGGTCCCAGCAAAATTGTTGGAAAGCAATGACGTTCCAAAGTCTTCTGATGATGTGTTGAAAATTTCAGGATCTCCAATTACTCAAAATAGCCAAATTAGTAATTTGGAATGTCACAGTGATCCAAATGATGGGAATACCGTGGCTTTAGTAAATGGCAAGAGCCTAACATATGTTAAGCGAAAATCAAATCAGTTGGTTGCATCTTCAAATCCTTGCGCGTCTTCTGTTCAAAATGCTCATAACACATCATCTGATAGCTATTACAAGAGGAGGAAAAATCAGCTAATTAGGACTTCACTGGAAAGTCAGATCAAGCAGACAGCCAGCATCCCTGATGAAAGTTTAAATTCAGAGGGACAGACTGCTCTTAACTCTTTCAGCAGAAATTTTAGTAAGAGACGACTGCGTAAAG TTGTGACAAAGACTTGTAAACCTTCTAAGTTGTCTTTAGTCTGGACACTGCATGGTGCACAGTTATCAAAGAATGATGGTGATTCGTCGCATTGTGGGAAGGTCTTGCCTCATTTGTTTCCCTGGAAAAGAGCAACCTATAGGAGAAGTTCCTTGCCAAATTCGTCTTCCATTTCTGATCATAGTTCCTTATCTACAATTGG GAAATTGCTACTTTTAAGAAAGAGGAATACAGAGTACACGAGGTCAAAACATGGATTTTCACTTAGAAAATCCAAGGTATTAAGTGTTGGTGGGTCTAGTTTAAAATGGTCAAAATCCATTGAAAAGCACTCAAAGAAAGCCAATGAG GAAGCTACCCTGGCTGTTGCTGCagcagagagaaagaaaagggaacaGAGAGGTGCTGCACACGTTGCTTGTCCAACAAAGAGTAGAAACATTTCTCGTAAGTTTACTCAAA GAGAACGCATTTTCCGTGTTGGTTCAGTACGCTACAAAATGGATTCTTCAAGGCAGACTCTTCAGAGGATATCAG ATGATGAGTCATCGTGCGCCGGAGcccttcaaaaagaaaaggatgccaAGAAGCTGTATATTCCTAGGAGATTAATGATTGGGAAAGATGA ATATGTTCGAATTGGCAATGGTAACCAGCTCATAAGAGATCCCAAGAAGCGAACTCGCATTTTGGCCAGTGAAAAAGTACAATGGAGTTTGCACACTGCAAGATCACGATTGGCCAGAAAGCGAAAGTACTGTCAATTTTTCACAAGATTTGGAAAATGCAACAAAGATGATGGGAAATGTCCTTTCATTCATGATTCCTCCAAAATTGCTGTCTGCACAAAGTTTTTGAATGGTTTATGTTTCAATCCTGACTGCAAATTGACTCATAAG GTCATTCCTGAAAGGATGCCTGATTGTTCTTACTTTTTGCAAG GCCTTTGTACCAATAAAAACTGCCCTTATAGACACGTGCATGTCAACCCAAATGCTTCTACCTGCGAGGGATTTCTCAGGGGCTATTGTGCTGATGGGAATGAG TGTCTGAAGAAGCACAGCTATGTCTGCCCCTCCTTTGAAGCAATAGGATCCTGTCCTCAAGGATCCAAATGCAAGCTACACCACCCCAAAAACAGAacgaaggaaaagaaaagcaagcgATCACGAGAGAACAATGCACAAGGGCGATATTTTGGCTTGATGCACATCAATGCCACTAAGACGAGAAATGCAGTGCCTGGAAAGCTCTATGTGCAAGATAATGATACCATTTGTTTTAAAGGAATTGCTGATTATATCAGCCTTGATGTTAGTGATGAAGAGGTGGTAGAAAATAACAATCCAGGTGATCTGCATACAGCATTCGGTGATAGTGACCCCTTGAACTTGCAATTAGGTGATCTTGATAAGTTAATTAAACCAGTCCGTATAATGAACATCTAA